In one Mesorhizobium australicum genomic region, the following are encoded:
- a CDS encoding P-II family nitrogen regulator, whose amino-acid sequence MKKIEAIIKPFKLDEVKEALQEVGLQGITVTEAKGFGRQKGHTELYRGAEYVVDFLPKVKVEIVLGDDAVEAAIDAIRKAAQTGRIGDGKIFVSNIEEVIRIRTGETGLDAV is encoded by the coding sequence ATGAAGAAGATCGAAGCGATCATTAAGCCGTTCAAGCTCGATGAGGTGAAAGAGGCGCTGCAGGAAGTCGGCCTGCAGGGCATCACCGTCACCGAGGCGAAGGGTTTCGGTCGCCAGAAGGGTCACACCGAACTCTACCGCGGCGCCGAATACGTGGTGGACTTCCTGCCGAAAGTGAAGGTCGAGATCGTCCTCGGCGACGATGCGGTCGAGGCGGCCATTGACGCCATCCGAAAGGCGGCGCAAACGGGTCGCATCGGCGATGGAAAGATCTTCGTGTCGAACATCGAGGAAGTCATCCGCATCCGCACGGGCGAAACCGGCCTCGACGCCGTCTGA
- the glnA gene encoding type I glutamate--ammonia ligase, producing MTTAKDIMKQIKDNDVKFVDLRFTDPKGKMQHVTMDVVEVDEDMFADGVMFDGSSIAGWKAINESDMVLMPDTDTVHMDPFFAQSTMVVMCDILDPISGEAYNRDPRGTAKKAEAYMKSEGIGDTIYVGPEAEFFVFDDVKYKADPYNTGFKLDSTELPSNDDTDYETGNLGHRPRVKGGYFPVPPVDSLQDMRSEMLTVMSEMGVRTEKHHHEVAAAQHELGLKFDTLVRNSDKMQIYKYVVHQVANAYGKTATFMPKPVFGDNGSGMHVHMSIWKGGKPTFAGNEYAGLSENCLYFIGGVIKHAKAVNAFTNPLTNSYKRLVPGYEAPVLLAYSARNRSASCRIPFGSSPKSKRVEVRFPDPGANAYLGFSALLMAGLDGIKNKIHPGQPMDKDLYDLPPKELKKIPTVCGSLREALQSLDKDRGFLKAGGVFDDDQIDAYIELKMAEVMRFEMTPHPVEFDMYYSV from the coding sequence ATGACGACAGCCAAAGACATCATGAAGCAGATCAAGGACAACGACGTGAAATTCGTCGACCTCCGCTTCACCGATCCCAAGGGCAAGATGCAGCACGTGACGATGGACGTCGTCGAGGTGGACGAGGACATGTTCGCCGACGGCGTCATGTTCGACGGCTCCTCCATCGCCGGCTGGAAAGCCATCAACGAATCCGACATGGTGCTGATGCCCGACACGGACACGGTCCACATGGACCCGTTCTTTGCGCAGTCGACCATGGTCGTCATGTGCGACATCCTCGACCCGATCTCCGGCGAGGCCTACAACCGCGATCCGCGCGGCACGGCCAAGAAGGCCGAGGCCTACATGAAGTCGGAAGGCATCGGCGACACGATCTATGTCGGCCCGGAAGCCGAGTTCTTCGTCTTCGACGACGTCAAGTACAAGGCCGATCCCTACAATACCGGCTTCAAGCTGGACTCGACCGAACTGCCGTCGAACGACGACACCGACTACGAGACCGGCAATCTCGGCCACCGTCCGCGCGTCAAGGGCGGCTACTTCCCCGTGCCGCCGGTCGATTCGCTGCAGGACATGCGTTCCGAAATGCTCACCGTCATGTCCGAGATGGGCGTGCGCACAGAAAAGCACCACCATGAGGTGGCTGCCGCGCAGCACGAACTCGGCCTGAAGTTCGACACGCTGGTCCGCAACTCCGACAAGATGCAGATCTACAAATATGTCGTGCACCAGGTGGCCAACGCCTACGGCAAGACGGCCACCTTCATGCCGAAGCCGGTCTTCGGCGACAACGGCTCGGGCATGCACGTCCACATGTCGATCTGGAAGGGCGGCAAGCCGACCTTCGCCGGCAATGAATATGCCGGCCTGTCGGAGAACTGCCTCTATTTCATCGGCGGCGTCATCAAGCACGCCAAGGCGGTCAACGCCTTCACCAACCCGCTGACCAACTCTTACAAGCGGCTGGTCCCGGGCTATGAGGCGCCGGTGTTGCTCGCCTATTCGGCGCGCAACCGCTCGGCCTCGTGCCGCATCCCCTTCGGTTCGTCGCCGAAGTCGAAGCGCGTCGAGGTCCGCTTCCCCGATCCGGGCGCGAACGCCTATCTCGGCTTCTCCGCGCTGCTGATGGCCGGCCTCGACGGCATCAAGAACAAGATCCATCCCGGCCAGCCGATGGACAAGGATCTCTACGACCTGCCGCCGAAGGAGCTGAAGAAGATCCCGACCGTCTGCGGCTCGTTGCGCGAAGCACTCCAGTCGCTCGACAAGGACCGCGGCTTCCTCAAGGCCGGCGGCGTCTTCGACGACGACCAGATCGACGCCTACATCGAGCTCAAGATGGCCGAGGTCATGCGTTTCGAGATGACCCCGCATCCGGTCGAGTTCGACATGTATTACTCGGTCTGA
- a CDS encoding DUF4212 domain-containing protein encodes MATPDRVSYWNKTRNLMIVMMALWVFFGYVVHMFVGSLNNIVILGFPLGYYMAAQGSLIAFVIMLFVFAGRQNAIDEEHGVAEE; translated from the coding sequence ATGGCCACGCCTGATCGCGTAAGTTACTGGAACAAGACCAGGAACCTCATGATCGTCATGATGGCTCTGTGGGTCTTCTTCGGCTACGTCGTCCACATGTTCGTGGGCTCGCTGAACAACATCGTCATCCTCGGCTTCCCGCTCGGCTATTACATGGCCGCGCAAGGGTCGCTGATTGCCTTCGTCATTATGCTCTTCGTCTTCGCTGGCCGGCAGAACGCCATCGACGAAGAGCATGGCGTCGCTGAAGAATAA